A single genomic interval of Novosphingobium ginsenosidimutans harbors:
- a CDS encoding homoserine dehydrogenase — translation MAEPLRVALAGLGTVGAGVIRLVEANADLIARRAGRPIAVTVISARDRSKKRPVDLTPYTWEDDMVILGERADVDVVVELVGGADGPALSCARATMEAGKAFVTANKAMIAHHGLELAAKAEAAKVALKFEAAVAGGIPVIKGLREGAAANEIERVYGILNGTCNYILSTMEDTGRDFADVLAEAQAKGFAEADPAFDIEGTDAAHKLSILAAIAFGSKIDFLGVETSGITRLRAADIAQADALGYVIRLIGMAETQGDKLFQRVQPHLVPFDHPLAHVDGATNAVVAEGNFSGRLLFQGAGAGDGPTASAVVADLIDIARSTMGRGEIGVPFSVPVAELEAMAPADSGPRLGRAYIRFMVADRPGVLAEITAAMRDAGVSIESLIQKGRAGDAGAVMVAMVTHEGPESAVAEALRLLDGSASLTEPPLVMQLLGE, via the coding sequence ATGGCCGAACCGTTGAGAGTGGCACTGGCAGGACTGGGTACCGTCGGAGCCGGGGTGATCCGCCTGGTTGAAGCCAATGCTGACCTGATTGCCCGTCGGGCGGGCCGACCGATCGCCGTCACCGTGATCAGCGCGCGCGATCGGTCGAAGAAGCGCCCGGTCGACCTGACGCCTTATACCTGGGAAGACGACATGGTCATCCTCGGCGAGCGCGCGGATGTCGATGTGGTGGTTGAACTGGTTGGCGGCGCAGACGGTCCGGCGCTGTCCTGCGCCCGAGCGACGATGGAGGCAGGCAAGGCTTTCGTCACCGCCAACAAGGCAATGATCGCACACCACGGCCTGGAACTTGCGGCCAAGGCCGAGGCGGCCAAGGTCGCGCTGAAGTTCGAGGCGGCAGTGGCGGGTGGCATCCCGGTGATCAAGGGCCTGCGTGAGGGGGCCGCCGCTAACGAGATTGAGCGGGTCTACGGGATCCTCAACGGCACCTGCAACTACATACTCTCAACCATGGAGGACACCGGGCGGGACTTTGCCGATGTCCTCGCCGAGGCCCAGGCAAAAGGCTTCGCCGAGGCCGATCCCGCTTTCGATATCGAAGGGACCGATGCTGCCCACAAGCTCTCGATCCTGGCCGCCATTGCCTTTGGCAGCAAAATCGATTTCCTCGGGGTGGAGACCAGCGGGATCACCCGCCTGCGCGCTGCCGACATCGCCCAGGCCGATGCGCTGGGCTATGTCATTCGGCTGATCGGCATGGCCGAGACGCAGGGGGACAAGCTGTTCCAGCGGGTCCAGCCGCATCTGGTCCCGTTCGACCATCCGCTTGCCCATGTCGATGGTGCGACCAATGCCGTGGTGGCAGAGGGCAATTTCTCTGGCCGGCTGCTGTTTCAGGGTGCCGGGGCAGGTGATGGGCCTACCGCGAGTGCCGTGGTTGCCGACCTTATCGACATCGCCCGTTCGACCATGGGCAGGGGCGAGATCGGCGTGCCGTTCTCGGTCCCCGTGGCTGAGCTGGAGGCGATGGCTCCGGCTGACAGCGGTCCGCGCCTTGGGCGGGCTTACATCCGCTTCATGGTTGCCGATCGGCCCGGCGTTCTGGCCGAGATCACCGCTGCCATGCGTGATGCCGGCGTTTCGATCGAAAGCCTGATCCAGAAGGGCCGCGCGGGCGATGCCGGCGCGGTCATGGTGGCCATGGTGACGCACGAAGGGCCGGAAAGTGCCGTGGCCGAAGCATTGCGCCTGCTGGACGGTTCCGCCAGCCTGACCGAGCCGCCGTTGGTGATGCAGCTGCTCGGCGAATAG
- a CDS encoding ExbD/TolR family protein — protein MAISTGGGGDDAPMSEINTTPLVDVMLVLLIIFLIAVPVAIQTIQKLKLPIMVSTESKDKVENLLLTVSTTDSAGRSAGEPGFEGANLGGECRIYFNNITPVDSVELRDQAFKRLDAIVKRAGGPEALRDNPELVPQVHIRGDVNAPWRCIAGAIYNVQISGYPTVGFISTPVDPNG, from the coding sequence ATGGCGATTTCAACGGGCGGCGGTGGCGATGACGCACCAATGTCGGAAATCAACACCACGCCGCTGGTCGACGTGATGCTGGTGCTTCTGATCATCTTCCTGATCGCGGTTCCGGTCGCGATCCAGACGATCCAGAAGCTGAAGCTTCCGATCATGGTTTCGACTGAATCGAAGGATAAGGTCGAAAACCTGCTGCTGACGGTCAGCACCACCGACTCGGCCGGCCGCTCTGCGGGCGAACCGGGCTTCGAAGGCGCGAACCTCGGCGGCGAATGCCGCATCTACTTCAACAACATCACGCCGGTGGATTCGGTCGAACTGCGCGACCAGGCCTTCAAGCGTCTCGACGCGATCGTGAAGCGTGCTGGTGGTCCGGAAGCCCTTCGGGACAATCCGGAACTGGTTCCGCAGGTGCATATCCGCGGCGACGTCAACGCCCCGTGGCGCTGCATCGCCGGTGCGATCTACAACGTGCAGATCTCGGGTTACCCGACGGTCGGCTTCATTTCGACCCCGGTCGACCCCAACGGTTAA
- a CDS encoding ribose-phosphate pyrophosphokinase yields the protein MKLMAGNSNLPLARDIAAYLDLPLTDASVRRFADEEVFVEIHENVRGEDVFVIQSTSYPANDNLMELLIGIDALRRASAKRITAVLPYFGYARQDRKPGPRTPISAKLVANLITTAGADRVLAVDLHAGQIQGFFDIPTDNLYGAPVMAADILERTGGQNLMVVSPDVGGVVRARALSKRINDAPLSIVDKRRDKPGVSEVMNIIGDVKGWDCILIDDIIDSGGTLCNAAEALMEAGAKSVTAYLTHGVLSGKAVERVTNSALKELVITDSIQPTDATKDSPKIRILPIAPLIGEAIRRIADESSVSSLFD from the coding sequence ATGAAATTGATGGCCGGCAATTCGAACCTGCCGCTGGCACGGGATATCGCTGCCTACCTCGATCTGCCGCTGACCGACGCCTCGGTTCGGCGCTTTGCCGATGAGGAAGTCTTCGTCGAGATCCATGAAAACGTTCGCGGCGAGGACGTCTTTGTGATCCAGTCGACGTCCTATCCGGCCAACGACAACTTGATGGAGCTGCTGATCGGGATCGATGCGCTGCGCCGCGCCTCGGCCAAGCGGATCACCGCCGTCTTGCCCTATTTCGGCTATGCCCGCCAGGATCGTAAGCCCGGCCCGCGCACGCCGATCTCGGCCAAACTGGTCGCCAACCTGATCACCACTGCTGGGGCTGACCGGGTGCTGGCAGTCGATCTCCATGCCGGCCAGATTCAGGGCTTCTTCGATATTCCGACCGACAACCTCTATGGCGCCCCGGTGATGGCGGCCGACATCCTCGAGCGGACCGGCGGTCAGAACCTGATGGTCGTTTCGCCGGATGTTGGCGGGGTGGTTCGCGCCCGGGCGCTGTCCAAGCGGATCAACGATGCACCGCTGTCGATTGTCGACAAGCGGCGCGACAAGCCCGGTGTGTCGGAAGTCATGAACATCATCGGCGATGTGAAAGGCTGGGACTGCATCCTGATCGACGACATCATCGATTCCGGCGGGACCTTGTGCAATGCGGCCGAGGCGCTGATGGAAGCTGGTGCCAAGAGCGTGACGGCTTACCTCACCCACGGTGTGCTCTCGGGCAAGGCGGTGGAGCGCGTGACCAATTCGGCGCTAAAAGAGCTGGTCATTACGGACTCGATCCAGCCGACGGATGCCACCAAGGACAGCCCAAAAATCCGTATTCTGCCGATTGCCCCGCTGATCGGCGAAGCGATCCGCCGGATTGCCGACGAGAGCTCGGTCTCGAGCCTGTTTGACTGA
- a CDS encoding ExbD/TolR family protein, which yields MAMSGGKDDGSPMMEMNTTPLIDVMLVLLIMFIITIPVATHAVNIDLPNPSAPPPDVVVKRDKNKVVIMPNSAILWNGTPVESGQLLSLLQATLAIKPEPELQYQPDPQAPYETSVQVLNIIKGSGVTAFGFVGNEQYSEFGKAPNAK from the coding sequence ATGGCAATGTCAGGCGGCAAGGATGATGGCTCGCCGATGATGGAAATGAACACGACGCCGCTCATCGACGTCATGCTCGTGCTCCTCATCATGTTCATCATCACGATCCCCGTGGCGACGCACGCCGTGAACATCGACCTGCCCAACCCGTCGGCCCCGCCGCCGGACGTTGTCGTCAAGCGCGACAAGAACAAGGTCGTGATCATGCCGAACAGCGCGATCCTCTGGAACGGCACCCCGGTCGAATCCGGCCAGCTGCTCTCGCTGCTGCAGGCCACCCTAGCGATCAAGCCGGAGCCCGAGCTGCAGTACCAGCCAGACCCGCAGGCTCCCTATGAGACCTCGGTCCAGGTGCTGAACATCATCAAGGGTTCGGGGGTGACGGCCTTTGGCTTCGTCGGCAACGAACAGTACTCGGAATTCGGCAAGGCGCCGAACGCCAAGTAA
- a CDS encoding MotA/TolQ/ExbB proton channel family protein, whose translation MLIVDLLTAAAQAAPQNKFGFKEALEQGGFIAYATVVILGIMSFGSFFILFTKFFEQAKIMRQYNELKASFWRAPSLKDGAAKLDKNSAWRQIVDDGLAAEEAHGKMTDALEAHDWLHGSLARSEASVNARLASGLPFLATVGATSPFIGLFGTVVGIYRALINIGIAGSASIDKVAGPVGEALIMTALGLLVAVPAVLAYNYLQARNKRIAELLSGFSTDVLANINSKGAVKPAVAPAPAAAKPAAAPAAKA comes from the coding sequence ATGCTTATCGTTGACCTCCTGACCGCGGCCGCCCAGGCAGCCCCGCAGAACAAGTTCGGCTTCAAGGAAGCGCTGGAGCAGGGCGGTTTCATCGCCTACGCCACCGTCGTCATCCTCGGCATCATGTCGTTCGGTTCGTTCTTCATCCTGTTCACCAAGTTTTTCGAACAGGCCAAGATCATGCGCCAGTACAACGAGCTGAAGGCTTCGTTCTGGCGCGCTCCGTCGCTCAAGGACGGTGCTGCCAAGCTTGATAAGAACAGCGCCTGGCGCCAGATCGTCGATGACGGTCTTGCCGCTGAAGAAGCTCACGGCAAGATGACTGACGCTCTGGAAGCCCATGACTGGCTGCACGGCTCGCTCGCTCGCTCGGAAGCTTCGGTGAACGCCCGTCTCGCTTCGGGTCTGCCGTTCCTGGCAACCGTCGGCGCAACTTCGCCGTTCATCGGTCTGTTCGGCACCGTGGTCGGCATCTATCGCGCGCTGATCAACATCGGCATCGCTGGTTCGGCCTCGATCGACAAGGTCGCCGGTCCGGTCGGTGAAGCGCTGATCATGACCGCGCTGGGTCTGCTCGTCGCCGTTCCGGCCGTGCTTGCCTATAACTACCTGCAGGCCCGCAACAAGCGTATCGCCGAGCTGCTTTCGGGCTTCTCGACCGACGTGCTGGCGAACATCAACTCGAAGGGTGCGGTGAAGCCCGCCGTGGCTCCGGCCCCGGCTGCTGCCAAGCCGGCTGCTGCTCCGGCTGCCAAGGCCTAA
- a CDS encoding ExbD/TolR family protein: protein MAATLAPNSTPLGELNTTPLIDVLLVLLILFVITIPAATHSLEVPLPAGEGKTIRNDSNTIAIDARGTATWNGAGVSQTELASLLAATTRLRPEPELRFEPAGQAPYDAAARTLQTIHASGVSGFGFVGNERYADFAKRTAN, encoded by the coding sequence ATGGCCGCGACGCTTGCCCCAAACTCCACGCCCCTCGGCGAACTCAACACCACGCCGCTGATCGACGTCCTGCTGGTGCTGCTAATCCTGTTCGTGATCACCATCCCGGCGGCTACTCACAGCCTTGAAGTTCCTCTGCCAGCAGGCGAAGGCAAGACGATCCGAAACGACAGCAACACGATCGCGATCGACGCCCGCGGCACTGCCACCTGGAACGGCGCAGGGGTCAGCCAAACCGAGCTGGCCAGCTTGCTTGCCGCCACCACCAGGCTCAGGCCTGAACCCGAGCTGCGGTTCGAACCGGCCGGCCAGGCCCCCTATGATGCCGCCGCCCGCACGCTCCAGACAATCCACGCCTCAGGCGTGAGCGGGTTCGGTTTTGTTGGCAACGAACGCTACGCCGATTTCGCCAAGCGCACGGCGAACTAG
- a CDS encoding ligase-associated DNA damage response DEXH box helicase: MSDQTANLPPELAGWFAARGWQLRRHQREMLAVAEAGQHALLVADTGAGKTLAGFLPTLADFCPSRLDGSPPSDGLHTLYVSPLKALAHDVRRNLLLPAEELGLPIRIETRSGDTPSDRKARQRSNPPHVLLTTPESLSLLLSYPESATLFAGLKRIVVDEVHAFANGKRGDLLALAMARLQALAPNLQRVALSATLADPEAYRCWLAPGGLANSVTLVEGEQGAAPELEIVLPHEARVPWGGHAAAWAVPQLYQAINANKTTLVFCNTRFLAEFIFQELWDANEDHLPIGIHHGSLSVEARRKVESAMAAGKLRALVCTASLDLGVDWGDVDLVVQMGAPKGSSRLLQRIGRANHRLDQPSRAMLAPGNRFEFLEAVAALEAVAEGQRDGDAFRPGGLDVLAQHVMACACAGPFDEASLLAEVQSAQAFAWVDTETWQRVLGFVATGGYSLRAYDRFQRITRGRDGLWRLTHPQHAARHRLNAGIIMDSEMISVRFRNGKALGRVEESFAASLKPGATFRFAGLDLEVEAMRETELWVRAAKRSGQIPSYMGARMPLTTHLSNRVQALLADRAGWVRFPDDVREWLEMQDWRSELPAPGRLLVESFPHQGRFYTVFYTFEGWPAHQSLGMLVTRRMEERGLAPLGFVANDYALAVWGLRPIEDPAALLSPDILADEFVDWVQNSYLLRRAFREVAVISGLVERQHPGKRKTGRQVTFSTDLIYDVLLKHEPDHVLIEAAWADARSRMTDVGRLAGVLDRAQHELHHVHLDRVSPLAVPVLVMIGREATPQGQADEELLFEAESLAGLAMRPVR, from the coding sequence GGGCGGGCAAGACCCTGGCGGGCTTTCTGCCGACCTTGGCCGATTTCTGTCCGTCGCGGTTGGACGGCTCGCCGCCCTCGGACGGGCTGCACACACTCTACGTCTCACCGCTAAAGGCGCTCGCGCACGACGTGCGCCGCAACCTGCTGCTCCCGGCTGAAGAGCTTGGCTTGCCGATCCGGATCGAGACCCGCAGCGGTGACACACCGTCAGACCGCAAGGCCCGCCAGCGCAGCAACCCACCGCACGTCTTGCTGACCACGCCGGAATCACTCTCGCTGCTGCTATCCTATCCGGAAAGCGCGACGCTGTTTGCTGGGCTGAAGCGGATTGTGGTCGATGAGGTTCATGCCTTCGCCAACGGCAAGCGCGGCGATCTGCTGGCACTCGCCATGGCCAGGCTGCAAGCGCTGGCTCCGAACCTGCAACGGGTGGCGCTTTCCGCGACGCTGGCTGATCCGGAGGCCTATCGCTGCTGGCTGGCTCCGGGCGGCCTGGCAAACTCGGTAACGCTGGTTGAGGGCGAGCAGGGGGCAGCTCCCGAGCTGGAAATCGTGCTGCCGCATGAGGCTCGTGTGCCGTGGGGCGGCCACGCCGCAGCCTGGGCCGTGCCGCAGCTCTATCAGGCGATCAACGCCAACAAGACCACACTGGTGTTCTGCAACACACGCTTCCTGGCCGAGTTCATTTTCCAGGAATTGTGGGACGCGAACGAGGACCACCTGCCGATCGGCATCCACCATGGTTCGCTCTCGGTCGAGGCGCGGCGCAAGGTCGAAAGTGCCATGGCGGCGGGAAAGCTGCGCGCGCTGGTCTGCACCGCCAGCCTTGATCTAGGGGTCGACTGGGGCGACGTCGACCTGGTGGTGCAAATGGGGGCGCCCAAGGGTTCCTCGCGCCTGCTCCAGCGGATCGGGCGGGCCAACCACCGGCTCGACCAGCCAAGCCGGGCGATGCTGGCCCCGGGCAACCGGTTCGAGTTCCTTGAGGCGGTTGCGGCGCTGGAAGCAGTCGCCGAAGGGCAGCGCGACGGGGATGCCTTCCGGCCGGGTGGGCTCGATGTCCTCGCCCAGCACGTCATGGCCTGCGCCTGCGCGGGGCCATTCGATGAAGCATCCCTGCTTGCGGAAGTGCAGAGTGCCCAGGCCTTTGCCTGGGTCGATACCGAGACCTGGCAGCGCGTGCTCGGCTTCGTGGCGACCGGGGGCTATTCGCTGCGGGCCTATGACCGGTTCCAGCGAATTACCAGGGGGCGTGACGGGCTGTGGCGCCTGACCCATCCGCAACATGCCGCGCGCCACCGGCTGAATGCCGGAATTATCATGGACAGCGAGATGATCTCGGTCCGGTTCCGCAATGGCAAGGCGCTGGGGCGGGTGGAAGAGAGCTTCGCTGCCAGTCTCAAGCCGGGGGCAACCTTCCGCTTCGCCGGGCTCGACCTCGAGGTCGAGGCAATGCGCGAGACCGAGCTATGGGTGCGTGCTGCCAAACGTAGCGGGCAAATCCCGAGCTATATGGGTGCGCGCATGCCGCTTACCACGCACCTGTCGAACCGTGTCCAGGCCTTGCTGGCCGACCGCGCGGGTTGGGTCCGGTTTCCGGATGACGTGCGTGAGTGGCTGGAGATGCAGGACTGGCGTTCGGAGCTCCCGGCGCCGGGCAGGCTGCTGGTGGAGAGCTTCCCGCACCAGGGCCGCTTCTACACTGTGTTCTACACTTTCGAGGGCTGGCCGGCGCACCAGTCATTGGGCATGCTGGTGACGCGGCGAATGGAGGAGCGCGGGTTGGCCCCGCTGGGTTTCGTCGCCAATGACTATGCCCTGGCGGTCTGGGGGCTGCGGCCGATCGAGGATCCGGCAGCGCTGCTCTCGCCCGATATCCTCGCGGATGAATTCGTCGACTGGGTTCAGAACAGCTACCTGCTGCGCCGCGCCTTTCGCGAAGTGGCGGTCATCTCGGGGCTGGTCGAGCGGCAGCATCCCGGCAAGCGCAAGACGGGGCGGCAGGTCACGTTCTCGACCGACCTGATCTATGATGTGCTGCTCAAGCACGAGCCCGATCATGTGCTGATCGAGGCGGCCTGGGCCGATGCCCGTTCACGCATGACCGATGTCGGACGCTTGGCCGGGGTCCTCGACCGCGCCCAGCACGAATTGCACCATGTGCATCTTGACCGGGTGAGCCCGCTGGCCGTGCCGGTGCTGGTAATGATCGGCCGTGAAGCGACCCCGCAGGGCCAGGCGGACGAGGAGCTGCTGTTCGAGGCAGAGAGCCTGGCCGGCCTGGCCATGCGTCCGGTCCGCTAG
- the glpX gene encoding class II fructose-bisphosphatase: MTNPTASKVLDRVLVLEMVRVTESAAIAASKLVGRGDEKAADAAAVEAMREAFDELEIDGTVVIGEGERDEAPMLYIGEKVGGAQGTGPKIDIALDPLEGTTITAKAGPNALAVLACAEEGNLLNAPDVYMDKLAVGPGYPDGIIDLAKTPTENVKAVAAAKGVEPCDIIVCVLDRPRHAELIAELRGLGCGVVLIGDGDVAGVIAVTNEDTTIDMYMGSGGAPEGVLAAAALRCVGGQFNGRLLFRNDDERARARKWGIEDLNKIYTRDELAKGDCIFAATGVTDGSLLAGVKRRKDGTMTTESVVMRASSGTVRWVRGEHRKPR; encoded by the coding sequence ATGACCAATCCCACCGCCAGCAAGGTCCTTGACCGCGTGCTCGTCCTTGAAATGGTCCGCGTGACGGAATCGGCGGCCATCGCTGCCTCGAAACTGGTTGGCCGAGGAGACGAGAAGGCGGCAGACGCGGCTGCGGTTGAAGCCATGCGTGAGGCTTTCGACGAACTGGAGATCGACGGCACCGTGGTGATCGGCGAGGGCGAGCGTGACGAGGCGCCGATGCTCTATATTGGCGAGAAGGTTGGCGGTGCCCAAGGCACTGGTCCCAAGATCGACATTGCGCTTGATCCGCTGGAAGGCACCACCATAACCGCCAAGGCTGGTCCCAACGCACTGGCCGTGCTGGCCTGCGCCGAAGAAGGCAACCTGCTCAACGCACCCGATGTCTACATGGACAAACTTGCGGTCGGACCGGGATATCCTGACGGGATCATTGACCTGGCCAAGACCCCGACCGAGAATGTCAAGGCTGTGGCTGCGGCGAAGGGTGTCGAACCCTGCGACATCATCGTCTGCGTCCTTGACCGCCCGCGCCATGCCGAACTGATTGCAGAGCTGCGCGGCTTGGGCTGCGGTGTGGTGCTGATCGGCGATGGCGACGTCGCCGGCGTGATCGCGGTGACCAACGAAGACACCACGATCGACATGTACATGGGTTCGGGCGGCGCGCCTGAAGGCGTGCTGGCGGCAGCCGCGCTGCGCTGCGTTGGTGGGCAGTTCAATGGCCGCTTGCTGTTCCGCAACGATGACGAGCGCGCTCGCGCCCGCAAGTGGGGCATCGAAGACCTCAACAAGATCTACACTCGCGACGAATTGGCCAAGGGCGATTGCATCTTTGCTGCAACCGGCGTGACGGATGGCTCGCTCCTAGCTGGCGTAAAGCGCCGCAAGGATGGCACGATGACCACCGAAAGCGTGGTCATGCGCGCCAGTTCGGGCACGGTCCGCTGGGTCCGCGGCGAGCATCGCAAGCCGCGCTAA
- a CDS encoding inositol monophosphatase family protein, producing MNLGADIALAHRLADAARAAILPHYRTGLTSERKADASPVTLADRAAEEAMRRILKAECPRDAIHGEEFGAEAGSSGRTWVLDPIDGTTSFLIGRPIFGTLIALVVDGWPVLGVIDQPVLGERWLGATGQPTLLNGAPVRTRPCRELGDATLATTGPHYFDDHDGAHFMGLAAKTDHRRMVMGGDCYNYALLASGHVDIVCEANLKLHDYAALVPVVEGAGGTMCDWNGDPLHAASSGHVLALGDPARLDDVVEALACHH from the coding sequence ATGAACCTGGGCGCCGATATTGCCCTGGCCCATCGCCTGGCAGATGCGGCGCGGGCGGCGATCCTGCCGCACTACCGCACGGGCCTGACCAGTGAGCGCAAGGCGGATGCCTCGCCCGTCACCCTGGCCGATCGCGCTGCCGAAGAGGCGATGCGGCGCATCCTCAAGGCCGAGTGTCCGCGTGATGCGATCCATGGCGAGGAGTTTGGCGCCGAAGCGGGATCATCGGGGCGCACCTGGGTGCTGGATCCGATCGACGGGACCACGTCGTTCCTGATCGGCCGGCCGATCTTCGGCACGCTGATCGCGCTGGTGGTCGATGGCTGGCCAGTGCTGGGTGTGATCGATCAGCCGGTTCTGGGCGAACGCTGGCTTGGCGCGACGGGTCAGCCCACCCTGCTTAATGGCGCGCCGGTCCGCACGCGCCCGTGCCGCGAGCTGGGCGATGCCACTCTGGCAACGACCGGCCCGCACTATTTTGACGATCACGATGGCGCCCATTTTATGGGCCTTGCTGCCAAAACCGATCATCGCCGGATGGTGATGGGCGGGGATTGCTATAACTATGCGCTGCTCGCCTCGGGCCATGTCGACATCGTCTGCGAAGCCAACCTGAAGCTGCACGACTATGCGGCACTGGTCCCGGTGGTCGAGGGTGCGGGCGGCACCATGTGCGACTGGAATGGCGACCCGCTCCATGCTGCTTCCTCGGGCCATGTTCTGGCGCTTGGCGATCCGGCGCGACTGGATGACGTGGTCGAGGCGCTTGCCTGCCATCATTGA
- a CDS encoding energy transducer TonB: MAYADQEMSGNRIASFVVVALLHVVVGYALVTGLAYEAVQQVVKKVTTVDIKKEEPKKEPPPPPKKAAAPPPIVAPPPKINVNVTPPPVQTVVTPPPAAPVVPIIAPPAPVAPPPPRVQPKPATPKGNPANWATTNDYPTRALREEREGTTSFRVTVGPDGRVTGCSVTSSSGSPDLDDATCQNVTRRARFNPATDGEGQPTSGSYSNRVRWVIPKD, encoded by the coding sequence ATGGCTTACGCTGACCAGGAGATGAGTGGCAATCGCATTGCCTCTTTCGTCGTCGTCGCCCTGCTGCATGTCGTTGTTGGCTATGCCCTGGTAACGGGTCTGGCCTATGAGGCCGTGCAACAGGTCGTCAAGAAGGTGACGACTGTCGATATCAAGAAGGAGGAGCCGAAGAAGGAGCCGCCGCCGCCGCCGAAGAAAGCTGCTGCGCCGCCGCCGATCGTCGCGCCTCCGCCGAAGATCAACGTCAATGTGACACCGCCGCCGGTGCAGACCGTCGTGACCCCGCCGCCAGCGGCGCCGGTCGTGCCGATCATCGCCCCGCCGGCCCCGGTGGCCCCGCCGCCGCCGCGGGTCCAGCCCAAGCCGGCCACGCCCAAGGGCAACCCGGCGAACTGGGCCACCACTAACGACTATCCGACCCGCGCGCTGCGCGAGGAACGCGAAGGCACTACGAGCTTCCGCGTCACCGTTGGTCCGGATGGCCGCGTGACGGGCTGCTCGGTCACGAGTTCGAGCGGTAGCCCGGACCTTGACGATGCAACCTGCCAGAACGTGACGCGCCGCGCCCGGTTCAATCCGGCCACGGACGGCGAAGGCCAGCCCACCTCGGGCTCCTACTCCAACCGCGTTCGTTGGGTGATCCCGAAAGATTGA